In one Novosphingopyxis iocasae genomic region, the following are encoded:
- a CDS encoding SPOR domain-containing protein translates to MNRRLFAFAALACSLPLAAPALADVKAGVDAWAAGDYEGAVKEWRGPALAGDADAQFNLGQAYRLGRGVPANLDIALDWFRKAAAPRDGGIIHQKAADEYGLTLFQTGKRAEALPYIQAAAQRGEPRAQYVLGTALFNGQLVGKDWVRGYALMSRAASAGIPAAQRSLDQMDNYISDAQKTQALALASSMGSGDGGEGFQITKAEPAPAARPVDLPPSQPAAVSTARAVDLPPSQPAGATYAPPSDMAETPAPAMAEAPRPAPVPAPAASARAAAPSSGDFARIDDVSDIPGYVPSAPLRATTDATVSAAPAPRATKPAPVASGDWRVQIGAFSTEARARKQFATLEKKVSALSGKQPYLVDAGRITRLQAGPFATKAEAERMCAAVKRAGSGCFSVKK, encoded by the coding sequence ATGAACCGCCGTCTGTTTGCTTTCGCCGCCCTCGCCTGCTCGCTCCCGTTGGCGGCCCCCGCGCTTGCCGACGTGAAGGCGGGCGTCGATGCATGGGCGGCGGGCGATTATGAAGGAGCGGTCAAGGAGTGGCGGGGGCCTGCGCTGGCCGGTGATGCGGACGCGCAGTTCAATCTCGGCCAGGCCTATCGCCTGGGCCGCGGCGTTCCGGCCAATCTCGATATTGCGCTCGACTGGTTTCGTAAGGCGGCAGCTCCGCGCGATGGCGGCATCATTCATCAGAAGGCGGCCGACGAGTATGGCCTGACGCTGTTCCAGACCGGCAAGCGGGCCGAGGCCCTGCCCTATATCCAGGCCGCCGCCCAGCGCGGCGAACCGCGTGCGCAATATGTGCTGGGTACGGCGCTGTTCAACGGCCAGCTTGTGGGCAAGGATTGGGTGCGCGGCTATGCGCTGATGAGCCGCGCCGCGAGTGCCGGGATCCCCGCCGCACAGCGCAGCCTGGATCAGATGGATAATTATATTAGCGACGCCCAAAAGACGCAGGCGCTTGCACTGGCTTCCTCCATGGGCAGCGGTGATGGCGGCGAAGGGTTTCAGATTACCAAGGCCGAACCCGCGCCCGCCGCGCGTCCTGTCGATCTGCCGCCGTCGCAGCCTGCCGCCGTGTCGACGGCGCGCGCCGTTGATCTGCCGCCCTCTCAGCCTGCGGGCGCGACCTATGCTCCGCCATCGGACATGGCCGAAACGCCCGCGCCGGCAATGGCCGAGGCACCGAGGCCTGCGCCTGTTCCGGCACCTGCCGCGTCTGCACGCGCCGCCGCCCCATCCAGCGGCGATTTCGCGCGCATCGACGATGTCAGCGATATTCCGGGCTATGTCCCGTCCGCGCCGCTACGTGCCACGACGGACGCCACCGTTTCCGCTGCGCCCGCGCCGCGCGCCACGAAGCCTGCACCGGTCGCGAGCGGAGACTGGCGAGTCCAGATCGGCGCGTTCAGCACCGAGGCCCGCGCTCGCAAGCAGTTCGCCACGCTGGAAAAGAAAGTGTCCGCCCTGTCGGGCAAGCAGCCCTATCTGGTCGATGCGGGGCGGATCACGCGCCTCCAAGCCGGGCCTTTCGCCACCAAGGCCGAAGCGGAGCGGATGTGCGCCGCGGTAAAGCGCGCGGGCAGCGGCTGCTTCAGCGTTAAGAAATAA
- the serB gene encoding phosphoserine phosphatase SerB produces the protein MPIITLIAADSLKGHDIDAAADRLRDAGLAVTGRDWIEEGVAADLTSGGEVSAVRDALSPLEEAFDIVVQPEGHRRKMLLISDMDSTMITVECIDELADYAGLKDEISAVTERAMRGELDFVEALRGRVKLLKGLEAGAIEQCREERVRIMPGARELVRTMRGWGAQCILVSGGFHHFADPVAAEIGFHRAVANRLAVEDDRLTGAVAGDIVDSAAKARLLADSMADFGLETAHTLAVGDGANDIPMIEAAGLGIAYHAKPKAAAAADAAIRHGDLTALLYAQGVPRSEWAAG, from the coding sequence ATGCCCATCATCACGTTGATAGCAGCCGACAGCCTGAAAGGGCACGACATCGATGCCGCCGCCGATCGGCTGCGCGATGCCGGGCTGGCAGTGACGGGGCGCGACTGGATTGAAGAGGGCGTGGCCGCGGATCTTACGAGCGGGGGGGAAGTCTCTGCCGTGCGCGACGCGCTTTCTCCGCTCGAAGAGGCGTTCGACATCGTCGTTCAGCCTGAAGGGCATCGCCGCAAGATGCTGTTGATTTCGGACATGGACAGCACCATGATCACGGTCGAATGCATTGATGAGCTGGCCGATTATGCGGGGCTGAAGGACGAAATCAGCGCTGTGACCGAGCGCGCGATGCGCGGCGAGCTGGATTTCGTCGAGGCGCTGCGCGGCCGGGTGAAGCTGCTGAAAGGACTGGAGGCGGGCGCGATCGAGCAGTGCCGGGAGGAGCGGGTGCGGATCATGCCGGGCGCGCGCGAGCTGGTGCGCACCATGCGCGGCTGGGGCGCGCAGTGCATTTTGGTATCGGGCGGCTTCCATCATTTCGCCGATCCGGTGGCGGCGGAGATCGGCTTTCACCGCGCGGTGGCAAACCGGCTTGCGGTAGAAGACGATCGGCTGACCGGTGCGGTGGCCGGCGACATTGTCGATTCCGCCGCAAAGGCGCGGCTTCTTGCCGACAGCATGGCTGATTTTGGACTGGAAACCGCACACACGCTCGCGGTCGGCGACGGCGCGAACGACATTCCCATGATCGAGGCGGCGGGCCTTGGCATCGCCTATCACGCCAAGCCCAAGGCAGCGGCGGCAGCGGATGCGGCGATCCGGCACGGTGATCTGACTGCGCTTCTCTACGCGCAGGGCGTGCCGCGCAGCGAATGGGCGGCGGGCTAA
- the miaA gene encoding tRNA (adenosine(37)-N6)-dimethylallyltransferase MiaA, with protein sequence MDSPETKRPLALIAGPTASGKTALSLALAAHEAATVINADSAQVYRDLPILSAQPSKEERGAVPHRLFGYLDGTQSCSAARWAADATAQIEAAWHAQRLPILVGGTGLYLRTLLDGIAPIPPIDPDVREEVRAMPVGDAFAALEREDAGMAARLNPGDSSRIARALEIIRSTGRSAIAWRAEKHGGIGDSVALRPLILLPDREWLYARCDRRFAAMMEGGAVAEVEALLARGLDPALPVMRAIGVPEIAAMLGGVIDREEAAARGQLATRRYAKRQYTWFRNQPPEHWPRWTGDPAEALQLLLRAP encoded by the coding sequence ATGGATTCTCCTGAAACAAAGCGGCCGCTGGCGCTGATCGCAGGTCCGACGGCGAGCGGCAAGACCGCGCTGTCACTGGCGCTGGCAGCGCACGAGGCGGCAACCGTGATCAACGCCGACAGTGCGCAGGTCTATCGCGATCTGCCGATTCTCAGCGCGCAGCCATCCAAGGAGGAGCGCGGCGCGGTGCCGCACCGGCTATTCGGCTATCTGGACGGCACCCAAAGCTGTTCGGCAGCGCGCTGGGCGGCGGACGCAACGGCGCAGATCGAGGCGGCCTGGCATGCGCAGCGTCTGCCGATCCTGGTCGGCGGCACGGGCCTTTATCTGCGCACCCTGCTGGACGGTATCGCGCCCATCCCGCCGATCGACCCCGATGTCCGCGAAGAAGTCCGCGCGATGCCGGTGGGTGATGCCTTTGCCGCGCTGGAGCGCGAAGACGCCGGGATGGCGGCGCGGCTCAATCCCGGTGACAGCAGCCGGATCGCGCGCGCACTGGAAATCATCCGCTCGACCGGGCGAAGTGCCATCGCTTGGCGCGCCGAAAAGCATGGTGGCATTGGAGACAGCGTCGCGCTGCGGCCGCTGATCCTGCTGCCCGATCGCGAATGGCTTTACGCGCGCTGCGACCGCCGCTTTGCCGCGATGATGGAGGGCGGCGCGGTGGCCGAAGTGGAGGCGCTGCTGGCGCGCGGGCTAGACCCGGCGCTGCCGGTGATGCGCGCCATCGGCGTGCCGGAGATCGCAGCGATGCTGGGCGGCGTAATCGACCGGGAAGAGGCAGCCGCGCGCGGCCAGCTTGCGACACGCCGATACGCCAAGCGGCAATATACCTGGTTCCGTAACCAGCCGCCCGAGCACTGGCCGCGCTGGACGGGCGATCCTGCGGAGGCGTTGCAGTTGCTGCTGCGCGCCCCTTGA
- the ilvC gene encoding ketol-acid reductoisomerase: MTNPILTDADIDPSAIHDKTVAIIGYGNQGRAQALNLRDSGVNVLIGLRPGSASEQAARDDGFAPLAMTEAAARADIVMLLVPDEVQADLWNGGLADAVRGGATIGFAHGLAIHYGLIAPRADLDIILVAPKGPGKALRADFERGSGLIGLIAVAQDASGSARATALAYAGALGCGRAGILESSFQEETEADLFNEQGVLWGVIPELIEAGFDTLVDAGFAPEIAYFECLTEVKLLADLIYERGIAGMRVAISNTAEFGAAEGNGRIVGDAARAEMKRILGEVQDGSFVNKLMADARAGYPALKASRQRAAAHPVEAVAARMRALRDQN, from the coding sequence ATGACCAACCCGATCCTTACCGATGCCGACATCGATCCCTCGGCGATCCATGACAAAACCGTCGCCATCATCGGCTATGGCAATCAGGGACGCGCGCAGGCGCTGAACCTTCGCGATAGCGGGGTGAATGTGCTGATCGGTCTGCGCCCCGGATCAGCCAGCGAGCAAGCCGCGCGCGACGACGGGTTCGCGCCGCTGGCGATGACCGAAGCCGCGGCGCGCGCCGATATCGTCATGCTGCTGGTGCCCGATGAGGTGCAGGCGGACCTGTGGAACGGCGGCCTGGCGGATGCAGTGCGAGGGGGGGCGACGATCGGCTTCGCTCACGGCCTTGCCATCCATTACGGGCTGATCGCGCCGCGCGCCGATCTCGACATCATTCTCGTTGCGCCCAAGGGGCCGGGTAAGGCGCTGCGCGCGGATTTTGAGCGTGGAAGCGGCCTCATTGGCCTTATCGCCGTGGCGCAGGACGCCAGCGGATCGGCACGCGCGACCGCCTTGGCTTATGCCGGCGCGCTCGGCTGTGGGCGCGCGGGAATCCTGGAATCGAGCTTTCAGGAGGAAACCGAGGCCGATCTGTTCAACGAACAGGGCGTGCTGTGGGGTGTTATCCCGGAGCTGATCGAGGCCGGATTCGATACATTGGTCGATGCAGGCTTCGCGCCCGAAATCGCCTATTTCGAATGCCTGACCGAAGTGAAGCTGCTCGCCGACCTCATCTACGAACGCGGCATCGCCGGAATGCGCGTGGCAATTTCGAACACAGCCGAATTCGGCGCTGCGGAAGGCAACGGGCGCATCGTCGGCGATGCTGCACGCGCGGAAATGAAGCGCATCCTCGGCGAAGTGCAGGATGGCAGCTTCGTGAACAAGCTGATGGCCGATGCACGCGCAGGATATCCGGCGCTGAAAGCCTCACGCCAACGCGCCGCCGCGCATCCAGTGGAAGCGGTGGCGGCGCGCATGCGCGCGCTGCGCGACCAAAACTAG